A stretch of DNA from Schizosaccharomyces osmophilus chromosome 2, complete sequence:
attcaattttaaAACTGCTTTACAAAAGGTACAAGGAAATAATTCCGATACGACATGCTAAGGCTCCTGTAATTAAGTTTTCTACACCAGAAGGACTCCGTTGTGATTTAACTTTCGATTCTATGCTCGCCGTACAAAACTCTTGCTTAATTAAGGCATACTTAGGTATAGACGAAAGAGTGAAGGTGTTTGTTTCAACTATTAAAAGCTGGGCGTCACTTCGCATGATTGACAAATCTCAGTTTAGTTTTCCTTCTAGTTATACTTGGTGTATTATGGCTCTCTTCTATCTTCAACAGCTTTCGCCGCCACTGTTGCCAAATCTCCAAGCCAAAAATTCTGAAAATTCTCACAAATCGTTTGATTCTAATGGTGAACCGGTGAATTGTTGGtttgaagcaaaaacagaagtatataaagaaaaggcgAAGTTAAACAAAAGTAGTGTCAATGATTTGCTGcttggttttttttattattacaGCTCTTCAAAAAGTGGCTCCTTTAATTGGAATCAAGATGCAATTGATATATCTTATGACCGCCCTATTGCGAAAAGACTTGTCAAAAACGCCAGTCATGCTCCAATGATGGTAATGGATCCATTTCTCAAGAATAAGAATCTTACATCAGTCCTCAATCCTGCTTCAAGGGATTTAGTACAATATGAAATGGAAAGAGCCTATCGGATACTAAATGATTATAATGCTACCATAAACAGCTTAATGAATCCTTCTGTTCGGTGATGGGTGACTTTGTTATACAAATAACTCaagattttattattacGCTGCTAGTTCTCACATCGCTTTTGTAGTTAGATTGAAATTAAGAACTGGACCTTTAGCTTGGATATATAGTCTTGCGCTTAGCGGCAGTCTAATAGGGAGAAGTCTTTAATTTAATAACTTACATACTGTAGTAACTATCTTCGCAACTTCCTGAACAATGTGGTTGTTTGGCCATTGTGAAGAagatattttatttcaataagaaaaaaaaataaaattatttatattcaattaagaaaataaagaatcaAAGTATGTGAATTAAAGTGAAAGTTTGAGAATCTATCATTTATGAAATTAAGCTCGTTTAAGCGAACACCTAAAAGCAAGGAATTTGCAGCTTACCTACTTCTGACAAAAACCTTTATTTTGGCACTTGAGTAACTTGAGTGTGAAGTTTTGATGCTTTTATATGGAGAATGATTTAGACATGCCTGGAGAAGGGGAAAGAATTGCTTCCTTGAACATGGATGGATTTTTTCGTGAAAGATCCATGGATCAAAATACGGacgaaaaaaacaacaaacttCACGAATATGATCAAACAAGACCATCAACTGATACACCAGAGATAcagaaagtaaaagaaactagtaagaaaaaactgTTTGCTCCGGAAACCATTTACAACCTTCAGACAAATTTCGATGAAGAAGGAGcacaaaaaggaattttccATGATGAACGCCATGATAGAAGTTTTGCTCTACACAAAGTAGTAGTGCCGCCTGACTACAAGTACAGCTCCATTGAGGAGCATGTTCCCAACGACCCGCCCGCAAAATCATATTCTTTTCAGCTTGATCCATTTCAAGCTACTGCGGTAGCTTGTATTGAAAGATCTGAATCAGTCCTAGTGAGCGCTCATACTTCTGCAGGTAAAACAGTAATTGCAGAATACGCTATTGCCCAATCCCTTAAAAATAAGCAGCGGGTTGTTTACACCAGTCCCATTAAATCTTTGAGCAATCAAAAATATCGCGAGTTACTTTCTGAATTTGGCGATGTTGGTCTTTTAACCGGCGACGTATCCATCAATCCAACAGCAAGCTGTTTAGTAATGACGACTGAAATTTTGCGATCCATGTTATATAAAAATTCCGAGCTTATGCATGAAGTAGCCTGGGTTATATTCGATGAAATCCACTACATGCAAGATAAAGATCGAGGAGTAGTTTGGGAAGAAACCCTCATTCTTCTACCAGATGCGGTTCGCTACGTCTTTCTCTCTGCGACACTTCCTAATGCTATGCAGTTTGCTCGTTGGATTGCTGATACGCATTACCAGCCTTGTCATGTCGTATATACTGATTATCGACCAACACCGTTGCAGCATTTTATATATCCTCATGGCGCTGATGGAATATACATGATTGTCGATGAAAAGAATCGCTTTAAAGatgaaagcttttcaaaagtagTAGAAGTGCTCCAAAGCAATGTTGAATCGCGCGAAAACCATCAATCCAGGAAAAAGGGCAAGCGAACCACATCACTGCAACGCATAATTAGTATGGTTATAACTAATCAATATGATCCTTTAATTGTGTTTTGCTTtagcaaaaaagaatgtgaAGCTAATGTCTTCCAGTTGAACAAGGTTGATCTTAATGATgacgaaaaaaaggatCTAATCAATGAAATTATCGATTCTGCTCTACTTCAATTAACTGAAGAGGATCGGAAAATTCCGCAATTTGATCATATGAGATCCTTCCTTTTGCGAGGAATTGGCTTTCACCATTCTGGACTGCTACCGATTATGAAAGAACTAGTGGAAATCCTTTTTCAGGAGGGACTAGTTAGAATTCTGTTTGCTACTGAGACGTTTGCCATAGGTTTGAACATGCCAGCAAGGACGGTCTTGTTTACAAACGCTCAAAAGTTCTCTGGTACTAACTTTCGTTGGCTAACGTCTGGAGAGTATATGCAAATGAGTGGTAGAGCTGGTAGACGAGGTATTGACTCAAAAGGCTTATCCATTGTGATGGTCGATCAGTCTATCGATGAGCAAACTGCTCGTGCATTAATGAACGGTCAGCCGGCATCTCTTTATTCCGCCTTTCATTTAAGCTATAATATGATTTTAAGCCTTATGCGAATTGAAGGGATAAGTCCAGAGGACCTTTTACGAAGAAGTTTTTACcaatttcagaaaatggAATCAATTCCTTTACTTATCCACGAATTAGACGAATACaagatgaaagagaaatctattgaaataaaagacgAACAATCCTTGAAAAGATTCCATGAATTGAAATTGCAACTGGAGCGCTACGGAAAAGATATAAAACATACTATTATGGAACCAGAAAATTGTCTACCATACTTACAACCTGGAAGGTTGGCGCAGGTAAAAATTCACGAAACATTATTCCCTTGGGGGATTATTGTAAATTCCACTAAGCgaacaatttcttcatctcAAAAAGTGAATTCTCAGGATATGTACGTTGTTGACATATTACTACCATTATCATCGAGATCAACTTCTAATAGCAATTTACGATCTGCTCAATTATCCG
This window harbors:
- the mtl1 gene encoding MTREC (exosome adaptor) complex RNA helicase subunit Mtl1, which gives rise to MENDLDMPGEGERIASLNMDGFFRERSMDQNTDEKNNKLHEYDQTRPSTDTPEIQKVKETSKKKLFAPETIYNLQTNFDEEGAQKGIFHDERHDRSFALHKVVVPPDYKYSSIEEHVPNDPPAKSYSFQLDPFQATAVACIERSESVLVSAHTSAGKTVIAEYAIAQSLKNKQRVVYTSPIKSLSNQKYRELLSEFGDVGLLTGDVSINPTASCLVMTTEILRSMLYKNSELMHEVAWVIFDEIHYMQDKDRGVVWEETLILLPDAVRYVFLSATLPNAMQFARWIADTHYQPCHVVYTDYRPTPLQHFIYPHGADGIYMIVDEKNRFKDESFSKVVEVLQSNVESRENHQSRKKGKRTTSLQRIISMVITNQYDPLIVFCFSKKECEANVFQLNKVDLNDDEKKDLINEIIDSALLQLTEEDRKIPQFDHMRSFLLRGIGFHHSGLLPIMKELVEILFQEGLVRILFATETFAIGLNMPARTVLFTNAQKFSGTNFRWLTSGEYMQMSGRAGRRGIDSKGLSIVMVDQSIDEQTARALMNGQPASLYSAFHLSYNMILSLMRIEGISPEDLLRRSFYQFQKMESIPLLIHELDEYKMKEKSIEIKDEQSLKRFHELKLQLERYGKDIKHTIMEPENCLPYLQPGRLAQVKIHETLFPWGIIVNSTKRTISSSQKVNSQDMYVVDILLPLSSRSTSNSNLRSAQLSAPLPSEKPVYEVIAVFLSSIENFSCLRVLLPRDLSSHESRRSTYQNVLEVQKKLNDDMPLLDPIEHMNIKEATLKLHMRKVEILEPKFLKSPYYRDPSFRSEYHKYTDKLELKNSIKDLSTKIGSTESIIHLKELKSRQRTLRRLGFTTADNVIDIKGRVACEISTGDELLITEMIFQGIFNSLSPDIFAATLSCFVYQEKSDVSSLNLKEPYSATYKAILNIARRIITVSVESRLNVDEDEYVHQFKPDMMEAVSKWINGGTFLEICEMTKLYEGSIVRTFRRLSELLKQFRNAAVVLGNYELQEKSVITEQLLYRDIISSSSLYF